One genomic window of Desulfuromonas sp. AOP6 includes the following:
- the rseP gene encoding RIP metalloprotease RseP, protein MMTAFWGIMTLGILIFVHELGHFLVAKWSGVKVLRFSLGFGPRLLGWKKGETEYLVCLLPFGGYVQMHGERKNGPEEEPVCSDDDRAFTNKGVLTRMAIVAAGPLTNLLLPFLILPVAYIVGVQTPAYQIETPHIGYIATESQADDGGFLPGDLLESIDGRSVATWEDANSVFAMAAKEEVNITIRRQGQRQDLRLAKVAGESYDLRSVGIFPEQVALLGEVFEGDPAGEVGLRVGDRIVAIDGTPINSWYDVGTVINASGGDEIDVEVQRENGLLHFTMLPEQNAQGRFLIGISPLQETYLKHFPPLEAIKAGAQKTVELMRLTGDFLRQLVAGNISTDNIGGPVMIVQTAGAAAETGIAATLLFLAFLSIQLGFLNLLPVPVLDGGHLVFFLIELIFRRPLPQAAQETALKFGLLLLLLLMGLALFNDFSRFFS, encoded by the coding sequence ATGATGACCGCCTTTTGGGGCATAATGACCCTCGGCATCCTTATATTTGTTCATGAACTGGGCCACTTTCTTGTCGCCAAATGGTCCGGCGTCAAGGTCCTTCGCTTTTCCCTCGGCTTCGGGCCCCGTCTGCTCGGCTGGAAAAAGGGAGAAACGGAATACCTCGTCTGCCTTCTCCCCTTCGGGGGCTATGTCCAGATGCACGGCGAACGCAAGAACGGTCCTGAAGAAGAACCTGTCTGCAGCGACGACGACAGGGCCTTCACGAACAAAGGGGTTCTCACCCGCATGGCCATTGTGGCGGCGGGGCCACTGACCAACCTGTTGCTTCCTTTTCTCATCCTGCCTGTCGCCTACATTGTCGGGGTGCAGACGCCCGCCTACCAGATAGAAACACCCCACATTGGCTATATTGCCACTGAAAGCCAAGCTGACGACGGTGGCTTCTTGCCTGGCGATCTGCTCGAAAGCATCGATGGGCGCTCGGTCGCCACCTGGGAAGACGCCAATTCCGTATTCGCCATGGCCGCGAAAGAGGAAGTGAACATCACCATCCGCCGCCAGGGGCAGCGGCAGGACCTGCGACTCGCCAAGGTCGCCGGCGAGAGCTATGACCTGCGCAGTGTCGGGATTTTTCCGGAGCAGGTAGCCCTTCTCGGCGAGGTCTTTGAAGGGGATCCTGCCGGAGAAGTGGGTCTGCGCGTGGGGGACCGCATTGTCGCCATCGACGGCACGCCCATCAACAGCTGGTACGATGTGGGCACGGTCATCAATGCCTCCGGCGGTGATGAAATCGATGTGGAGGTACAACGCGAGAATGGTCTTCTTCACTTCACCATGCTGCCAGAGCAGAACGCACAGGGGCGTTTCCTGATCGGCATCTCGCCGCTTCAGGAAACCTACCTGAAACACTTTCCTCCTCTTGAGGCCATCAAGGCCGGGGCCCAGAAGACGGTGGAACTGATGCGCCTCACCGGTGACTTCCTGCGTCAGTTGGTGGCCGGCAACATTTCCACCGACAATATCGGCGGGCCGGTCATGATTGTACAGACGGCAGGGGCCGCGGCCGAAACGGGAATCGCCGCCACGCTGCTTTTTCTGGCCTTTCTCAGCATTCAGCTCGGCTTTTTGAATCTGCTCCCTGTTCCGGTGCTGGACGGCGGACATCTTGTCTTTTTTCTCATCGAATTGATCTTCAGGCGTCCCTTGCCACAGGCGGCCCAGGAAACCGCCCTGAAATTCGGTCTTCTCCTCTTGCTGCTGCTGATGGGGCTGGCGCTGTTCAACGACTTCAGCCGCTTCTTCTCCTGA
- a CDS encoding redoxin domain-containing protein, which produces MEGHQRNLYLYDRFNARVAGVSRDNVDTLKYFAAEYGLTFPLFSNTSTYLGTWLGAYGPGSPVFARRTVVIDKWGIIRYTKSGNPNYHEVLQVLKKLHAEEVTP; this is translated from the coding sequence ATGGAGGGTCATCAGAGGAATCTCTATCTCTATGACCGCTTCAACGCCCGCGTCGCGGGCGTCAGCCGGGACAATGTCGACACCCTTAAATACTTCGCCGCCGAATACGGTCTGACATTTCCGCTTTTTTCCAATACGTCCACCTACTTGGGGACCTGGCTCGGTGCCTATGGGCCGGGGTCACCCGTTTTTGCCCGCAGGACCGTGGTCATCGACAAGTGGGGAATTATCCGCTACACCAAAAGCGGCAACCCGAATTATCACGAAGTCTTGCAGGTTCTTAAAAAACTGCATGCCGAGGAGGTGACCCCATGA
- a CDS encoding DUF481 domain-containing protein: MKFFTCLSVFLLLLLPGAEALAEDQKWSDEAELSYVDTSGNTEVTTLSAKNKLQVNLTERILATWKLQALYGETDGEKTAESYMTELRGDYALSERLFTFGTAGWLQDKFAGTDSRYTFGLGLGYKFLDGPKHFLRGEAGLTYTMDEYTDGSSEEYLGGRLFGEYQYQFTEKNRFSQTLEYLPDFETSDNWLLNSETALIAALNSFLSMKTSYVVKYDNEPAPGSEKTDRILGVALVVNF, from the coding sequence ATGAAATTTTTTACGTGTTTGAGTGTTTTTCTGCTGCTGCTTCTACCAGGGGCTGAAGCCCTGGCAGAAGACCAGAAATGGAGCGATGAGGCGGAATTGTCCTATGTCGATACCAGCGGCAACACGGAAGTTACCACGCTTTCGGCTAAAAACAAGCTTCAGGTGAACCTCACCGAACGGATTCTGGCGACCTGGAAACTGCAGGCCTTGTACGGCGAGACGGATGGGGAAAAAACAGCGGAATCGTACATGACGGAGCTGCGGGGGGACTATGCCCTGTCCGAGCGGCTCTTTACTTTTGGCACGGCCGGGTGGCTGCAGGATAAGTTCGCCGGTACCGACAGCCGCTATACCTTTGGCCTGGGCCTCGGCTACAAATTTCTGGACGGCCCCAAGCACTTTCTGCGCGGCGAGGCCGGCCTGACTTATACCATGGATGAATACACGGACGGCTCTTCCGAAGAATATCTGGGCGGGCGCCTTTTCGGTGAATACCAATACCAGTTTACTGAAAAGAACCGTTTTTCGCAGACCCTCGAATATCTGCCTGATTTCGAGACTTCGGACAACTGGCTGCTGAACAGCGAGACGGCCCTGATCGCAGCCCTAAACAGTTTTCTGTCCATGAAAACCAGTTATGTCGTGAAATACGACAACGAGCCGGCGCCGGGCTCGGAAAAAACCGACAGAATCCTCGGCGTGGCCCTGGTCGTCAATTTCTGA